Proteins co-encoded in one Pelobates fuscus isolate aPelFus1 chromosome 5, aPelFus1.pri, whole genome shotgun sequence genomic window:
- the DDX5 gene encoding probable ATP-dependent RNA helicase DDX5: MPGYNDRDRGRDRGYGGGPRFGGSRGGSSGKFGNPGERLMKKKWNLDELPKFEKNFYQEHPDAVKRSPPETEQFRRSKEITVRGFNCPKPVLHFHEANFPANVMETVKRQNFTEPTPIQSQGWPVALSGLDMVGVAMTGSGKTLSYLLPGIVHINHQPFLQRGDGPILLVLAPTRELAQQVQQVAAEYGRACRLKSTCIYGGAPKGPQIRDLERGVEICIATPGRLIDFLEAGKTNLNRCTYLVLDEADRMLDMGFEPQIRKIVEQIRPDRQTLMWSATWPKEVRQLAEDFLKDYVHINIGALELSANHNILQIVDVCNDGEKDDKLVRLMEEIMSEKENKTIVFVETKRRCDELTRKLRRDGWPAMGIHGDKSQQERDWVLNEFKHGKSPILIATDVASRGLDVEDVKFVINYDYPNSSEDYIHRIGRTARSSKTGTAYTFFTHNNLKQVNDLISVLREANQAINPKLLQLVEDRGRFRGGRGGMNDRRDRYSSGKRGGWDRENYDRGFGGKRDFGNKSQNGFGGQSYGNGNAYSNGFNGNSLQGFRGGAQTGTFQNFNGSQPYAPAMPNGMNQQPYTYPTAAPAAAAAPMLGYPMTTAYPQ; this comes from the exons ATGCCCGGATACAACGACCGAGACCGCGGCCGCGACAGAGG TTATGGAGGTGGCCCTCGTTttggtgggagcagaggtggttCCTCAGGAAAATTCGGAAACCCTGGTGAGAGGCTGATGAAAAAGAAATGGAATTTGGACGAATTACCTAAATTTGAAAAGAACTTCTACCAGGAACATCCAGATGCCGTCAAACGTTCACCG CCAGAAACAGAACAGTTCAGAAGAAGCAAGGAGATCACTGTAAGAGGATTTAACTGCCCCAAACCAGTCCTTCACTTCCACGAAGCAAACTTCCCAG CAAATGTCATGGAGACCGTCAAACGTCAGAACTTCACTGAACCTACTCCCATCCAAAGTCAGGGCTGGCCAGTAGCTCTGAGTGGGTTAGATATGGTTGGTGTAGCCATGACTGGTTCTGGAAAAACACTTTCT tACCTTCTCCCTGGAATTGTTCATATAAACCACCAGCCGTTCTTGCAGCGTGGTGACGGACCAATT CTCTTGGTGCTGGCGCCTACTAGAGAACTGGCTCAGCAAGTACAGCAGGTGGCAGCAGAGTATGGAAGAGCTTGTCGCTTGAAGTCCACCTGTATTTATGGGGGTGCTCCTAAAGGACCACAGATCCGTGACTTGGAAAGAG gAGTTGAAATCTGCATCGCAACACCAGGCAGGTTAATTGACTTCTTGGAAGCTGGAAAAACTAATCTTAACAGATGCACATACCTGGTACTCGATGAAGCTGACAGAATGCTCGATATGGGTTTTGAACCTCAAATAAGAAAGATTGTGGAACAGATCCGGCCTGATAGGCAAACACTGATGTGGAGTGCTACCTGGCCCAAGGAAGTAAGGCAGCTTGCTgaagacttcttaaaggattatgTCCACATTAACATTGGTGCACTGGAACTAAGTGCAAACCACAACATCCTTCAGATTGTGGATGTGTGTAACGACGGGGAAAAGGATGACAA GCTTGTCAGACTGATGGAAGAAATTATGAGTGAAAAGGAAAATAAGACCATTGTCTTTGTAGAGACAAAGCGACGTTGTGATGAACTCACACGCAAGTTAAGGAGGGACGG GTGGCCTGCAATGGGCATTCATGGCGACAAAAGTCAGCAAGAACGTGATtgggttttaaatg agtTTAAACATGGTAAATCTCCCATCTTGATCGCTACAGACGTTGCCTCTAGAGGTCTAG ATGTGGAAGATGTGAAATTTGTCATCAATTATGACTACCCAAATTCATCAGAAGACTATATCCATCGAATTGGAAGGACAGCCCGTAGTAGCAAAACAGGCACTGCCTATACCTTTTTTACGCACAATAATCTAAAGCAAGTGAATGATCTGATCTCTGTGCTCCGTGAGGCCAACCAGGCAATCAACCCAAAGCTCCTGCAGCTTGTGGAAGACAGAG GTCGTTTCAGAGGAGGACGAGGAGGAATGAACGACCGACGTGACAGATACTCTTCAGGCAAGCGGGGTGGTTGGGATAGGGAAAACTACGACCGTGGGTTTGGGGGCAAAAGAGACTTTGGAAACAAGTCACAAAATGGGTTCGGAGGACAGTCTTATGGCAATGGTAACGCCTATTCAAATGGCTTTAATGGAAATTCTCTACAAGGCTTccgtggcggagctcagacaggcaCCTTTCAAAACTTCAATGGCAGTCAGCCGTATGCACCCGCCATGCCAAATGGAATGAACCAGCAACCATACACGTATCCTACCGCAGCCCCAGCAGCTGCTGCCGCCCCAATGTTGGGTTACCCAATGACTACAGCATACCCCCAGTAA